One genomic window of Luteitalea pratensis includes the following:
- a CDS encoding AI-2E family transporter, whose amino-acid sequence MSTLPDPDAEFERRASTLLLDVLIRAALVLALAMLCYQVFSPFLSLMTWAVILAVTLYPLHQSVAARLGGRQGWAATLLVLLGIVVVIVPTAALMSSLGDSVQRLIHDVQNNTLKVPPPRASVAQWPLVGERVLAFWTKAHADLPALVQSMQPKIGNLASAALGFVAGIGGGLLKFLASLAIAGIMMAFGDGGARAIRAIFERVQGKSGADLVDLSTATIRAVAKGVLGVAFLQAIIVGICLLIAGIPWAGVLAVIVLVLGIAQVPALIATLPAIAYLWVSGNYGTGAAILYTVLLVVSGMADNVLKPLMLGRGVDAPMPVILLGALGGMAAAGILGMFVGATLLALGYQLFTGWVATSPEAPQVHTGRTE is encoded by the coding sequence GTGAGCACATTGCCCGATCCCGATGCCGAGTTCGAAAGGCGAGCTTCCACCCTCCTTCTCGACGTCCTCATACGCGCCGCACTCGTCCTGGCCCTGGCGATGCTCTGCTATCAGGTGTTCTCTCCGTTCCTGAGCCTGATGACCTGGGCCGTGATTCTGGCCGTCACGCTCTACCCGCTGCATCAGTCGGTTGCCGCGAGGCTCGGCGGCCGCCAGGGATGGGCCGCAACGCTGCTCGTGTTGCTCGGAATCGTTGTCGTCATTGTCCCGACGGCGGCGTTGATGAGCTCGCTTGGTGACTCGGTGCAGCGACTGATCCACGACGTGCAGAACAACACGCTCAAGGTGCCGCCGCCAAGAGCAAGCGTGGCCCAGTGGCCGCTGGTCGGCGAACGGGTACTCGCATTCTGGACGAAGGCGCACGCCGATCTGCCCGCCCTGGTGCAGAGCATGCAGCCGAAGATCGGCAACCTGGCCTCCGCGGCACTCGGTTTCGTGGCCGGCATCGGCGGCGGGCTGTTGAAGTTCCTCGCCTCGCTCGCCATCGCCGGCATCATGATGGCGTTCGGCGACGGGGGAGCGCGCGCGATCCGCGCGATTTTCGAGAGAGTCCAGGGAAAGAGCGGAGCGGACCTCGTCGACCTGTCCACCGCGACCATCCGCGCGGTGGCCAAGGGTGTGCTCGGTGTCGCGTTCCTGCAGGCCATCATCGTCGGGATCTGCCTGCTCATCGCCGGCATACCCTGGGCAGGCGTGCTGGCGGTCATCGTCCTCGTGCTCGGCATCGCGCAGGTTCCGGCGCTGATCGCCACGCTGCCGGCCATTGCTTACCTCTGGGTGAGTGGCAACTACGGCACCGGCGCCGCGATCCTCTACACGGTCCTCCTTGTCGTGTCCGGCATGGCCGACAACGTCCTGAAGCCGTTGATGCTCGGCCGCGGTGTGGATGCACCGATGCCGGTCATCCTTCTCGGCGCACTCGGCGGTATGGCCGCGGCGGGCATCCTCGGCATGTTCGTCGGCGCCACGCTACTCGCGCTCGGCTACCAGCTCTTCACCGGATGGGTCGCGACCAGTCCCGAGGCGCCTCAGGTCCACACAGGACGCACCGAATGA
- a CDS encoding TonB-dependent receptor, which produces MRRLAMAGRGVSAPSCAALLVFLVALGAPFLSPPALGQAVYGSIAGTVTDNSGAVLPGVAVTITSVQRKTVDTVVTDENGRYTRERLLPGAYEVRAELQGFKLAVVPEVTVAVDTQTPVNFTMEVGQVAEEVTVTGGSPLLKTDRADVSTRFEQRQLTELPVLDRNATKFLLLTPGTQQLGWQHAASENPQGSVQIQVNGQHFSGTGYQLDGTENRDPILGIIVINPTLESLGEMKVTSQNYDAEFGQATAGVVSMQTKSGSNSFRGSAFEFYQDDAFQSRNPFTQFQADPVTGKFIPDTTKHQYGGSIGGPIQTNRFFFFTDYQAQRDTQGGSRLLTVPTEAARRGDLSAYETAIFDPQTGTPGAVDGRQPFAGAQIPAARLSPQAQKILDLIPLPNTPGRENGTRDNYIGSGSETFRGHAFNVRVDGRLTDSLNTFGRYSLGDYIRDGPTAFGTGGGQEIGSLGGVSDVRNHSLAYGIDYAASSTLLADFRFGFFRYNVAVLPFDYGTTPAADAGIPNLNLDSTFTSGLPAGFVEGSRGAFNFGSGLGVNRCNCPLDQDEKQMQLVGNVTKMLGSHTFKVGADVRRAYNLRVPSDRHRSGELTFSGNRTSGPTGGGLGLATFLLGDVTRFTRYVSPSTDARERQWRQFYYAQDTWRPRPKLTVNYGLRLDVIHPQTVNEPGNGGWLDLDTGEILVGGVGGIGLNGDVRNRLNWAPRLGAAYQVDERTVLRAGYGRSYDIGVFGSLFGHSVTQNLPVLSVQELNAPSNFDSVFSLAQGPSAPVFPEVPASGRFALPNGVFSRALPEQQRPPAVDAFNVTLQRQLTSVMSAEVAYVGNRGQRVFAGDGPAVNANEATLDGYLAGVPVDQRRPFFLGLTTPVENLGGPFRWTQGIDYFCNCANNWYDSLQTKLERRFSNGYGYRVSYTWQSARGEGGQYFFFDRSLNRGVQDWNRTHNLVVSLVAEVPYGRDKRWGSTASPVVDAILGGWQFNMNSTFLSGLPFNVGYNDSGQDRDTGPGRPDLIGDPDGPETRSEWFNAAPIGASDSAFGRPAKGTFGSLERNALRGPHFWQTDASLFKNLHFGPTNVLQLRIESMNVFNQVNLGLPDSTVGVPGNLNPNAGRINSTAGPQRALQLAARFSF; this is translated from the coding sequence ATGCGTCGTCTCGCGATGGCCGGCCGCGGCGTTTCTGCTCCGTCGTGTGCCGCTCTCCTTGTCTTCCTTGTCGCTCTCGGCGCGCCGTTCCTGTCGCCGCCCGCACTCGGGCAGGCGGTGTACGGCAGCATTGCGGGCACCGTCACCGACAACAGCGGCGCCGTGCTGCCCGGCGTCGCGGTCACGATCACGAGTGTCCAGCGCAAGACGGTCGACACCGTCGTCACCGACGAGAACGGACGGTACACGCGAGAGCGGTTGCTGCCCGGCGCGTATGAGGTGAGGGCCGAACTCCAGGGTTTCAAGCTTGCCGTCGTACCCGAGGTGACGGTCGCTGTCGACACGCAGACGCCGGTGAACTTCACGATGGAGGTGGGGCAGGTCGCCGAAGAGGTGACCGTGACTGGCGGATCACCGCTGCTCAAGACCGATCGCGCGGACGTGTCGACGCGCTTCGAGCAGCGGCAGCTCACCGAACTGCCCGTCCTCGATCGCAACGCCACGAAGTTCCTGCTGCTGACCCCGGGCACGCAGCAGCTCGGGTGGCAGCACGCCGCGAGCGAGAACCCGCAGGGCTCCGTCCAGATTCAGGTGAACGGCCAGCACTTCAGCGGCACTGGTTATCAACTCGACGGGACGGAGAACCGCGACCCGATTCTCGGCATCATCGTCATCAATCCGACGCTCGAGTCGCTTGGCGAGATGAAAGTGACCTCGCAGAACTACGACGCCGAGTTCGGGCAGGCGACCGCAGGTGTCGTCTCCATGCAGACCAAGTCGGGCAGCAACAGCTTCCGCGGCAGCGCCTTCGAGTTCTACCAGGACGACGCCTTCCAGTCCCGCAACCCGTTCACGCAATTCCAGGCTGACCCCGTGACCGGCAAGTTCATCCCCGACACGACCAAGCACCAGTACGGCGGATCGATCGGCGGCCCGATCCAGACGAACCGGTTCTTCTTCTTCACCGACTACCAGGCACAGCGCGACACCCAGGGTGGCTCGCGGTTGCTGACGGTGCCCACCGAGGCCGCGCGTCGAGGCGACCTGAGCGCGTACGAGACAGCGATCTTCGACCCGCAAACGGGCACTCCGGGTGCCGTGGACGGCCGGCAACCGTTTGCCGGCGCCCAGATTCCGGCAGCCAGGTTGTCGCCGCAGGCGCAGAAGATCCTCGACCTCATTCCGCTGCCCAACACGCCAGGCCGCGAGAACGGCACACGCGACAACTACATCGGTTCGGGCTCCGAGACGTTTCGCGGACACGCCTTCAATGTCCGCGTCGATGGCCGGCTGACCGACTCGCTCAACACGTTCGGCCGCTACAGTCTCGGTGACTACATCCGCGACGGGCCTACCGCGTTCGGGACGGGCGGCGGGCAGGAAATCGGCAGTCTGGGCGGCGTGTCGGATGTGCGCAACCACAGCCTCGCGTACGGCATCGATTACGCGGCGTCGAGCACACTGCTTGCAGACTTCCGCTTCGGGTTCTTCCGCTACAACGTCGCCGTGCTGCCCTTCGACTACGGCACCACTCCGGCCGCCGACGCGGGCATCCCCAACCTCAATCTCGACTCGACCTTCACGTCGGGACTGCCCGCAGGCTTCGTCGAGGGCTCACGTGGCGCGTTCAACTTCGGCTCGGGACTCGGTGTGAACCGCTGTAACTGCCCGCTCGACCAGGACGAGAAGCAGATGCAGTTGGTCGGCAACGTGACCAAGATGCTCGGCTCGCACACCTTCAAGGTCGGCGCTGATGTCCGGCGCGCGTACAACCTGCGCGTGCCCAGTGACAGGCACCGGTCGGGCGAGCTGACCTTCAGCGGCAACCGCACCTCAGGTCCGACCGGCGGCGGGCTCGGTCTGGCGACCTTCCTCCTGGGAGACGTCACACGCTTCACCCGCTACGTCAGCCCGAGCACGGATGCACGTGAACGCCAGTGGCGGCAGTTCTACTACGCGCAGGACACGTGGCGACCGCGGCCGAAATTGACCGTGAACTACGGCCTGCGCCTCGATGTCATCCACCCGCAGACGGTGAACGAACCCGGGAATGGCGGTTGGCTGGACCTCGACACTGGCGAGATCCTCGTTGGGGGTGTTGGCGGCATCGGCCTGAATGGCGACGTGCGCAACCGCCTCAACTGGGCGCCGCGACTCGGCGCCGCGTACCAGGTCGACGAACGGACGGTGCTGCGCGCCGGTTACGGGCGAAGCTACGACATCGGTGTCTTCGGCTCGCTCTTCGGCCACAGCGTGACGCAGAACCTGCCCGTGCTCTCGGTCCAGGAACTCAACGCTCCGTCGAACTTCGACTCCGTGTTCTCGCTGGCGCAGGGACCGTCGGCCCCCGTCTTTCCCGAGGTGCCGGCAAGTGGGCGCTTCGCGCTGCCCAACGGTGTGTTCAGCCGCGCATTACCCGAGCAGCAGCGGCCGCCGGCGGTCGATGCGTTCAACGTCACGCTTCAGCGACAGCTCACCAGCGTCATGTCGGCGGAAGTGGCCTATGTCGGCAATCGCGGCCAGCGGGTGTTCGCCGGTGACGGGCCTGCCGTCAACGCGAACGAGGCCACGCTCGACGGGTACCTCGCGGGCGTGCCTGTAGACCAGCGACGCCCGTTCTTCCTGGGCCTCACGACACCCGTCGAGAACCTCGGCGGCCCGTTCCGCTGGACGCAGGGCATCGATTACTTCTGCAACTGCGCCAACAACTGGTACGACTCGCTGCAGACGAAGCTCGAACGCCGCTTCTCCAATGGCTACGGTTACAGGGTGAGCTACACCTGGCAGAGCGCGCGCGGCGAGGGAGGCCAGTATTTCTTCTTCGACCGCTCGTTGAATCGCGGCGTGCAGGACTGGAATCGCACCCACAACCTCGTCGTCTCGCTGGTGGCGGAAGTACCGTATGGACGCGACAAACGTTGGGGCTCGACGGCGAGTCCCGTCGTGGACGCCATCCTCGGCGGGTGGCAGTTCAACATGAACAGCACGTTCCTGAGCGGACTGCCGTTCAACGTCGGCTACAACGACTCGGGACAGGACCGCGATACCGGACCCGGTCGGCCAGATCTGATCGGTGACCCGGACGGACCGGAAACGCGCTCGGAGTGGTTCAACGCCGCGCCGATCGGCGCGTCCGACAGCGCCTTCGGCCGACCAGCAAAGGGGACGTTCGGTTCGCTCGAACGTAACGCGCTGCGCGGGCCGCACTTCTGGCAGACCGATGCTTCGCTGTTCAAGAACCTGCACTTCGGTCCAACCAACGTGCTCCAGCTGCGGATCGAATCGATGAACGTGTTCAACCAGGTCAACCTCGGACTGCCGGATTCCACCGTGGGGGTGCCGGGCAACCTGAACCCGAACGCCGGCCGGATCAACTCGACGGCGGGACCACAACGCGCGTTGCAGTTGGCTGCGCGGTTCTCGTTCTGA
- a CDS encoding CRTAC1 family protein has protein sequence MSLRRLTVAAACVSVAVVAAREPAPPTGEGALAFAFSEVAAEAGLVHDTVFGGVDRNRFLLETTGPGIALIDVDADGWLDIFVVNGTLLDPPTGAHTPTAHLYRNRRDGRFEDVTDAMGLRQTGWGQAACVGDYDRDGRDDLYVTYWGQNRLFRNTGGRFEDVTEAAGLVTARRWGAGCAFLDIDRDGHLDLFAANYIDFDPGRTPTPDSGLCRYKGIPVACGPPGLTGGKYVLYRNTGRGTFDDISVKSGVTRTSSTYGMGVSTLDFNDDGWVDVYVASDSSPSALFVNNRDGTFSDAAVLAGCAYSKDGKPQAGMGVVVADLDRSGTMDLFKTNFAGDTSTLYLNDGKGFCDDRTFPAGIGINTRYLGWGVGAADFDRDGWADLFLVNGHVYPEVTQLPGEAAYAQRKVVYRNVAGRFEDVTDRLGPPMTVARPGRGAAFGDLDNDGDVDVVVNNMHTRPDLYRLETRASAGTWLLLHLRGVASNPDAIGARVTVRAGGDRWVDEVRGGGSYYAQNDFRLHLGLGGHARVDRIDVRWPNGMEEQWHDLPVNQLHTLREGSGAAPRR, from the coding sequence GTGAGCTTGCGCCGTCTGACGGTTGCCGCAGCGTGCGTCTCGGTGGCGGTCGTCGCGGCACGTGAACCGGCGCCACCCACAGGCGAGGGCGCACTGGCCTTCGCCTTCAGCGAAGTGGCGGCGGAGGCGGGCCTCGTGCACGACACGGTATTCGGGGGTGTGGATCGCAACCGCTTCCTGCTCGAGACCACGGGGCCAGGGATCGCGCTGATCGACGTCGATGCCGACGGCTGGCTCGACATCTTCGTCGTCAATGGCACGTTGCTCGATCCGCCGACCGGCGCGCACACACCGACTGCCCACCTGTACCGGAATCGTCGTGACGGACGGTTCGAGGACGTCACCGACGCCATGGGCCTGCGTCAGACCGGCTGGGGACAGGCCGCCTGCGTCGGCGATTACGACCGCGACGGCCGCGACGACCTGTATGTCACGTACTGGGGCCAGAACCGTCTGTTCAGGAACACGGGTGGAAGATTCGAGGACGTGACGGAGGCCGCCGGCCTGGTCACGGCGCGGCGATGGGGTGCCGGGTGCGCATTCCTGGACATCGATCGCGATGGCCATCTCGATCTCTTCGCGGCCAACTACATCGACTTCGATCCCGGTCGCACGCCGACACCCGACAGCGGCTTGTGCCGCTACAAGGGCATTCCAGTCGCCTGCGGACCACCTGGCCTCACGGGCGGCAAGTACGTGCTCTATCGCAACACGGGGCGTGGCACCTTCGACGACATCTCGGTGAAGTCCGGCGTGACGCGGACATCCTCCACGTACGGCATGGGCGTCAGCACCCTCGACTTCAACGACGACGGGTGGGTCGACGTGTACGTGGCGAGTGATTCGAGTCCGAGCGCGCTGTTCGTGAACAACCGGGACGGCACGTTCAGCGACGCCGCAGTGCTGGCGGGGTGCGCCTACAGCAAGGACGGCAAGCCGCAGGCGGGAATGGGCGTGGTCGTGGCGGACCTGGACAGGTCGGGGACCATGGATCTCTTCAAGACGAACTTCGCGGGCGACACCTCGACGTTGTATCTCAACGACGGCAAGGGCTTCTGCGACGACCGCACGTTCCCGGCCGGTATCGGCATCAACACGCGGTATCTCGGATGGGGCGTCGGCGCAGCCGACTTCGATCGGGATGGCTGGGCGGACCTGTTCCTCGTCAACGGCCATGTCTATCCGGAAGTCACACAGTTGCCGGGTGAGGCGGCGTATGCGCAACGCAAGGTGGTGTACCGCAATGTCGCGGGCCGGTTCGAGGACGTCACCGACCGGCTGGGGCCGCCCATGACAGTGGCACGTCCTGGGCGTGGCGCGGCCTTCGGCGACCTCGACAACGACGGCGACGTCGACGTCGTCGTCAACAACATGCACACGAGACCGGATTTGTACCGTCTCGAGACGAGGGCGTCGGCTGGAACCTGGCTGCTGCTTCACCTGCGCGGCGTTGCGTCCAACCCCGACGCGATTGGTGCGCGCGTGACGGTGCGCGCCGGTGGCGACAGGTGGGTCGACGAGGTGCGAGGAGGAGGCAGCTACTACGCGCAGAACGACTTTCGTCTACATCTCGGGCTTGGAGGCCACGCCCGTGTCGACCGCATCGACGTGCGCTGGCCGAACGGCATGGAGGAGCAGTGGCACGACCTGCCCGTCAACCAGCTGCACACGCTACGGGAAGGCTCTGGTGCGGCGCCGCGGCGCTGA
- a CDS encoding tetratricopeptide repeat protein — MRRRGADAVGAHWAMAASLVRAVVVYLALGAGAIAQAPPPDDRVEQARRLVDAGRAQAALDLLGDPGTADEDARRHLVRGLAYYHLGDAPRAIALLERARAGLEDEAERLHATEVLGLALMLANRATEALPHLEAATRARRSPEVAHVLAQAAVQAGQPDTARRALALAFGLDEDRAEAFVAAGQLMARLDMHEMAEQALRAALARNASVLQANYLLGQEALFRGRLDEAVTLTQRELALNPLDAMALVQLGDALARLDRWDGALPVLQRAIWLNPYYSAPYILLGRGHLRAGHPDLAEGMARRAIAFDPNNRTAHYLLGQVLQQLGQSAAAKEAFARAEQLQQQGRR; from the coding sequence GTGCGGCGCCGCGGCGCTGATGCCGTGGGCGCACACTGGGCGATGGCTGCTTCACTGGTACGGGCGGTGGTCGTGTACCTCGCGCTCGGCGCCGGTGCGATCGCGCAGGCTCCCCCGCCCGACGACCGCGTCGAGCAGGCGCGACGCCTCGTCGATGCCGGCCGCGCGCAAGCGGCTCTCGACCTCCTCGGCGATCCCGGCACCGCCGACGAGGATGCGCGTCGTCACCTCGTACGCGGGCTGGCGTACTACCACCTCGGCGACGCGCCGCGCGCCATCGCCCTCCTGGAGCGCGCGCGGGCCGGACTGGAGGATGAGGCCGAACGCCTGCACGCCACCGAAGTGCTCGGCCTGGCGCTGATGCTTGCCAACCGCGCCACGGAGGCACTTCCCCACCTCGAGGCCGCCACCAGGGCCCGTCGGTCGCCCGAGGTCGCCCACGTGCTCGCACAGGCGGCCGTGCAGGCCGGGCAGCCAGACACGGCACGGCGGGCGCTCGCATTGGCGTTTGGTCTCGATGAAGATCGAGCCGAGGCTTTCGTCGCAGCCGGGCAGCTGATGGCTCGTCTGGACATGCACGAGATGGCGGAGCAGGCCCTGCGTGCGGCCCTGGCCCGGAACGCGTCGGTGCTGCAGGCCAACTACCTCCTCGGCCAGGAAGCTCTCTTCCGTGGCCGCCTCGATGAAGCCGTCACGCTCACCCAACGCGAGTTGGCGCTGAACCCGCTCGATGCGATGGCGCTGGTGCAGCTGGGCGACGCGCTGGCACGCCTGGACCGGTGGGACGGGGCCCTGCCTGTCCTGCAACGCGCGATCTGGCTCAACCCGTACTACAGCGCGCCCTACATCCTGCTCGGCCGCGGGCACCTGCGCGCCGGGCATCCCGATCTCGCCGAGGGCATGGCGCGCCGCGCCATCGCCTTCGATCCCAACAACCGCACCGCGCATTACCTGCTCGGCCAGGTCCTCCAGCAACTCGGACAGTCTGCCGCGGCGAAGGAAGCGTTCGCCCGGGCCGAACAGTTGCAGCAACAGGGGCGGCGCTGA
- a CDS encoding endo-1,4-beta-xylanase → MKYSRQSLSMAALMFLFSRSAHAQNEPIIFEAESAASISSLYSTGTQNGAGYVTIINDSPSFGPPATQEGALTYTVTFPVAGNYELYVRLLVGPGGGSDDSFFTGNGFGDRVATAGPWTLVNNFAGGYTNPNETVRNAGSAGNQVFKWFKVTGFAGPNPWVVPAGNLTQTFQFAGRETGLLMDKFAFGYQGFFYTVGNLDTGSAPTGTPPPPPPPPYDHPGPPMATGKAQFVGSAWSPGQASLQFDRYFNKVTPENAGKWASVEATRDVMNWTDADTAYNLAKANGWPFHWHVLVWGNQQPLWIENLPPEEQLEEINEWFAAIAARYPDLDFVEVVNEPLHDPPFGPSNGNYGNALGGAGATGWDWIINAFTLARQYFPAAKLMLNDFSITNDSNATTRYLEIVQLLQDRDLIDIVGDQAHGFSTTEPAPMPTHRANLDRLAATGLPIHITELDIPGNDDPVQLANYQRIFPVFWEHPAVAGITLWGYHQNTHWRRASGDWLMYANGAQRPALTWLVAYVGNTQPLIPAKQKFKIDEHSPQGTVVGTVRASDPDTDQMLSGWQIDGGNGATLFEIDPDTGVLRVVDSAALDFERRKKFSLQVSVTDGYRRSERSAIEIELRNIPE, encoded by the coding sequence GTGAAATACTCGAGACAGTCGTTGTCGATGGCAGCGCTCATGTTCCTGTTTTCGCGCAGCGCACATGCCCAGAATGAACCGATTATCTTCGAGGCCGAATCGGCAGCATCGATCAGCTCATTGTACTCCACGGGAACGCAGAACGGCGCCGGGTACGTGACGATCATCAATGACTCGCCGAGCTTCGGTCCGCCAGCGACACAGGAAGGTGCACTCACATATACCGTGACGTTCCCTGTCGCGGGGAACTACGAGCTGTACGTGCGCCTGCTGGTCGGCCCGGGCGGCGGCAGCGACGACAGCTTCTTCACTGGCAACGGCTTCGGCGACAGGGTTGCCACGGCCGGACCCTGGACGCTCGTCAACAACTTTGCGGGCGGGTACACCAACCCGAACGAGACAGTGCGCAACGCCGGCAGCGCCGGCAATCAGGTCTTCAAATGGTTCAAGGTCACCGGATTTGCCGGACCGAATCCATGGGTCGTGCCCGCAGGCAATCTCACACAAACCTTTCAGTTCGCAGGCCGTGAGACCGGTCTGCTCATGGACAAGTTCGCGTTCGGCTATCAGGGTTTCTTCTACACCGTAGGCAACCTGGATACGGGCTCGGCGCCTACGGGTACACCGCCTCCACCTCCGCCACCGCCCTATGATCATCCAGGACCACCGATGGCGACTGGAAAGGCCCAGTTCGTCGGTAGCGCTTGGAGCCCGGGGCAAGCGAGCCTGCAGTTCGACCGATACTTCAACAAGGTGACGCCGGAGAATGCCGGCAAGTGGGCCTCTGTCGAGGCGACACGCGATGTGATGAATTGGACCGACGCCGATACGGCCTACAACCTGGCCAAGGCGAACGGCTGGCCGTTCCATTGGCATGTGCTCGTCTGGGGCAACCAGCAACCGCTCTGGATCGAAAACCTACCGCCTGAAGAGCAACTCGAGGAAATCAATGAGTGGTTCGCTGCCATTGCGGCGCGGTATCCCGACCTCGATTTCGTTGAGGTCGTGAACGAGCCGCTACATGATCCGCCGTTCGGTCCTTCCAACGGCAACTACGGCAACGCCCTTGGCGGCGCCGGGGCAACGGGCTGGGACTGGATCATCAATGCCTTCACGCTGGCCCGCCAGTACTTCCCGGCAGCGAAACTGATGCTCAATGACTTCAGCATCACCAACGACAGCAACGCAACGACGCGCTATCTCGAGATCGTTCAGCTGCTGCAGGACCGCGATCTGATCGACATCGTCGGCGACCAGGCACACGGGTTCTCGACGACGGAACCCGCCCCGATGCCGACGCATCGCGCGAATCTCGACCGGCTCGCTGCAACGGGACTACCGATTCACATCACGGAGTTGGACATCCCCGGCAATGACGATCCGGTGCAGCTGGCGAACTATCAGCGGATCTTCCCCGTGTTCTGGGAGCATCCCGCGGTCGCGGGCATAACGCTCTGGGGCTACCATCAGAATACGCACTGGCGCCGTGCATCCGGCGACTGGCTGATGTATGCGAATGGAGCACAGCGCCCTGCGCTGACATGGCTCGTCGCGTATGTCGGGAACACTCAACCTCTCATTCCGGCCAAGCAGAAATTCAAGATCGACGAACACTCGCCACAAGGGACTGTCGTCGGCACGGTCAGAGCATCAGACCCGGATACCGATCAGATGCTCTCCGGATGGCAGATCGATGGCGGTAACGGAGCAACGCTCTTCGAGATCGACCCGGATACGGGTGTGCTGAGGGTGGTCGATAGCGCCGCGCTCGATTTTGAAAGAAGGAAGAAGTTCTCGCTGCAGGTCTCTGTGACGGATGGCTATCGACGCAGCGAGCGGAGCGCCATAGAGATCGAGCTCAGGAACATCCCGGAATGA
- a CDS encoding CRTAC1 family protein: protein MVPLATLSLAGLVLAASLSIWSSVAADDEWPVHLVDRAADAGLTRPSIYGGVDRKRFILEANGAGVALIDVDDDGWLDALVLSGTRLREDARTAITWPAGEAPTARLYRNRRDGTFEDVTRGSGLDRKVGWASGVCAGDYDNDGRLDLFVTYYGHNLLYRNMGGGRFEDHTDARGLGGKADRWGSGCTFIDYDADGRLDLFVANYLTFSLDTAPNPGEGPNCAWRGVSVNCGPKGLPAETNLLYRNTGSSFVDVSDGSGVSRVSGRYSMSAIAADLDGDDDVDIYVAADSTAAILYRNNGDRTFTDVALESGAAYNALGAPQAGMGLGVADVNADGRLDLVKTHFADDIPALYQALGRGLFEDVALPAGLAVENRFVQWGVGLPDLDNDGWPDLLYVTGNVYPEVEARLPQYPHRSPRVVFRNRGDGRFEHISALSGPGVAAAHSSRGAAFGDVDNDGDIDVLVMNMNEPPSLLINTARVKHAWIGVRLRGTAANRRGLGSTIRVTAGGRTQSRVVLSQSSYYSHDELAVHVGLGGVTQADRVEVRWPGGDVTVVEALPANRMHEIAQLPAGARSRR, encoded by the coding sequence ATGGTCCCACTCGCCACGCTGTCGCTCGCTGGGCTCGTCCTCGCGGCCTCTCTCTCGATCTGGTCGTCGGTCGCGGCCGACGACGAGTGGCCCGTGCATCTTGTCGATCGCGCCGCGGACGCCGGGCTGACACGTCCCAGCATCTACGGCGGTGTCGACCGCAAGCGATTCATCCTCGAGGCAAACGGTGCGGGCGTCGCGCTCATCGATGTCGACGACGACGGCTGGCTCGACGCGTTGGTGCTCAGCGGGACGCGACTGCGTGAGGACGCACGCACGGCGATCACGTGGCCTGCTGGCGAGGCGCCGACGGCGCGGCTCTATCGCAACCGGCGCGACGGGACCTTCGAAGATGTGACGCGCGGCTCGGGTCTCGATCGCAAGGTGGGCTGGGCGTCCGGTGTCTGTGCGGGTGACTACGACAACGACGGGCGCCTCGATCTGTTCGTGACGTACTACGGCCACAACCTGTTGTACCGCAACATGGGCGGCGGCCGTTTCGAGGATCACACCGACGCGCGCGGCCTCGGCGGCAAGGCGGACCGTTGGGGATCGGGCTGTACGTTCATCGACTACGACGCCGATGGCCGCCTCGACCTGTTCGTCGCCAACTACCTCACGTTCAGTCTCGACACCGCGCCAAACCCCGGCGAGGGCCCGAACTGCGCCTGGAGGGGCGTATCGGTCAACTGCGGTCCCAAGGGATTGCCCGCCGAGACGAACCTGCTGTATCGCAACACCGGCTCGTCCTTCGTCGATGTCTCCGATGGCTCAGGCGTCAGTCGCGTAAGCGGTCGATATTCGATGAGCGCGATCGCCGCCGACCTCGATGGCGATGACGACGTGGATATCTACGTGGCGGCCGATTCAACGGCCGCCATCCTCTACCGAAACAACGGCGACCGCACCTTTACCGATGTCGCGCTCGAGAGCGGCGCCGCGTACAACGCTCTCGGTGCGCCGCAGGCTGGCATGGGCCTGGGGGTTGCGGATGTCAACGCGGACGGGCGCCTCGATCTCGTCAAGACGCACTTTGCCGATGACATCCCGGCCCTATATCAGGCGCTCGGCAGGGGCCTCTTCGAGGACGTGGCGCTGCCTGCCGGTCTCGCTGTGGAGAACCGATTCGTGCAATGGGGTGTGGGACTCCCCGATCTCGACAACGACGGCTGGCCCGACTTGCTGTATGTGACAGGCAACGTGTATCCGGAAGTAGAAGCCCGGCTGCCGCAGTACCCGCACCGCTCGCCGCGGGTCGTCTTCCGTAATCGCGGCGACGGGCGCTTCGAGCACATCAGCGCGCTCTCGGGACCGGGTGTCGCGGCGGCCCACTCGAGTCGCGGCGCGGCCTTCGGCGACGTTGACAACGACGGAGACATCGACGTGCTCGTGATGAACATGAACGAGCCACCCTCGCTGCTCATCAATACAGCCCGCGTGAAGCATGCGTGGATTGGCGTGCGGCTGAGAGGCACGGCGGCCAACCGGCGGGGCCTGGGTTCCACCATTCGCGTGACGGCTGGCGGACGGACGCAGTCACGAGTCGTCCTCAGTCAGTCGAGCTACTACTCGCACGACGAACTCGCGGTGCACGTCGGCCTCGGCGGGGTCACGCAGGCGGACCGGGTTGAAGTGCGATGGCCGGGCGGAGACGTGACGGTCGTGGAAGCTCTTCCAGCCAACCGAATGCATGAGATCGCGCAGCTGCCTGCGGGCGCGCGCAGCCGCCGCTGA